A single Montipora foliosa isolate CH-2021 chromosome 7, ASM3666993v2, whole genome shotgun sequence DNA region contains:
- the LOC138010012 gene encoding uncharacterized protein: protein MGSPLGPLMANVFLCSIEELLDRNNKLPSFYKRYVDDTLATMPNIQAATAFLSTLNECHPAIQFTMEIAENNKLPFLGIMIEKSGCHLTTSVYRKPTDTGLLLHYQSHVDQRYKRSLLNTMLNRAYRLSSTKESFTKECQHLKRMFTKLNYPVKLINSAIAGYTRFTIQSRHEIPTEADAATPKPVRITLPFKDQKSADTVRHQLKDLGRKIGTDLQPVFTSRKIEEKLKIQEEKPALINHQCVVYIFKCDSCDADYIGYTTRHLHQRIEEHKASVIGKHLKEAHGVAFTNLAEMFSVLKKCRGKMDCLIHEMLFIRERKPKLNTQSDSIRAKVFI from the coding sequence ATGGGCTCGCCCCTGGGACCCCTTATGGCAAACGTTTTCCTGTGCTCCATTGAAGAACTACTGGATCGCAACAACAAGTTACCAAGTTTCTATAAAAGGTACGTCGACGACACATTAGCCACGATGCCGAATATTCAAGCCGCAACAGCCTTCCTTTCAACATTGAACGAATGCCATCCTGCTATACAGTTCACAATGGAAATTGCTGAAAACAACAAGCTTCCATTCCTCGGTATCATGATCGAGAAAAGCGGTTGCCACCTGACAACAAGCGTATATCGTAAACCAACTGATACAGGACTGCTCTTACATTACCAGAGCCATGTCGATCAGCGTTACAAAAGATCTCTGCTGAATACAATGCTGAACCGAGCTTACCGCCTGTCATCAACGAAAGAATCTTTTACGAAGGAATGCCAACATCTCAAGCGGATGTTTACCAAGCTTAATTACCCAGTGAAACTCATCAACTCAGCTATCGCCGGGTACACGAGGTTTACGATCCAAAGCCGTCATGAAATCCCAACTGAAGCTGACGCGGCTACACCAAAACCTGTCAGAATAACtttgccatttaaagaccaaaaatCGGCCGACACAGTAAGACATCAGCTGAAAGATCTTGGCCGGAAAATCGGAACTGACCTACAACCAGTTTTCACGAGTCGTAAGATCGAGGAAAAGCTCAAGATACAAGAAGAGAAGCCCGCTTTAATTAACCACCAATGcgttgtttacattttcaaatGTGATTCGTGCGATGCGGATTATATCGGTTATACCACACGCCATCTTCATCAACGCATAGAAGAACATAAAGCCTCTGTCATTGGCAAGCATCTGAAAGAAGCCCACGGCGTAGCGTTCACTAACCTAGCGGAAATGTTTTCTGTTCTCAAGAAATGCCGCGGGAAAATGGACTGCCTAATTCACGAAATGTTATTCATTCGCGAACGAAAACCAAAGCTAAACACGCAGTCTGACTCAATACGTgcaaaagtatttatttaa
- the LOC138010599 gene encoding octopamine receptor beta-2R-like, with protein sequence MANASSNRPDKFDGAHITLSCVFVVLIMVFAVVGNILVILAFKCFSRLRRVTNYFVVSLAVTDILVAVVSMPVWVAYIISGLQLFQRKPLLQMLWTCTDIMVSVASIWHLTCVSIDRYLCITGPLYYPVRMTSKRAIVIISAIWVSSIVIACLGPAFWHLDIYTLVIVLLNYAIPVIIILFAYMSIFKAARYQAKQIDLNINGQSRRFSLKVELKAAKTLGVVIGAFIVCWSPIFALHLRYYICRCPPPPLAVSVAKWMHYGNSMLNPLIYGLMNKDFRFAFKKLFTDLKLLSFSNASASRGNGDRSGQLTHCNRMEKDKSQQGCTNV encoded by the coding sequence ATGGCGAACGCAAGCTCCAACAGGCCTGATAAGTTTGACGGTGCTCATATTACTCTTTCCTGTGTATTTGTGGTACTTATAATGGTGTTTGCTGTGGTTGGTAACATCCTTGTTATACTTGCATTCAAATGCTTTAGCAGATTGCGTCGCGTCACAAATTATTTCGTTGTGTCCTTAGCTGTCACCGATATTCTGGTTGCAGTGGTTTCGATGCCAGTTTGGGTGGCGTATATAATATCTGGTCTGCAATTATTCCAGCGCAAACCCCTTTTACAAATGTTATGGACTTGTACGGACATAATGGTGAGTGTGGCGTCAATATGGCACTTGACCTGTGTAAGTATTGACCGATACCTTTGCATAACTGGACCTCTTTACTACCCCGTTCGAATGACATCAAAGCGAGCAATTGTGATTATCAGCGCCATATGGGTATCTTCCATCGTCATCGCCTGCCTTGGGCCCGCGTTCTGGCATTTGGATATATATACGTTGGTAATAGTGTTACTGAATTACGCCATTCCAGTTATCATCATCCTCTTTGCGTACATGAGTATTTTTAAGGCAGCTCGTTACCAAGCCAAACAAATCGACTTGAACATTAATGGTCAATCCAGGCGCTTTTCGTTGAAGGTGGAGTTGAAGGCAGCCAAGACACTGGGCGTGGTTATAGGAGCGTTTATTGTGTGCTGGTCTCCAATCTTTGCGCTTCATCTTCGTTATTACATCTGTCGCTGCCCTCCTCCGCCTCTCGCTGTTTCCGTTGCGAAGTGGATGCATTACGGAAATTCGATGTTAAACCCGTTAATATATGGTCTCATGAATAAAGACTTTAGATTCGCATTCAAGAAGCTGTTCACGGATCTAAAGCTGCTGTCGTTTTCAAATGCCTCAGCAAGCCGTGGAAATGGCGATCGTTCTGGTCAATTGACTCATTGCAATCGAATGGAAAAAGATAAGAGTCAGCAGGGATGCACTAACGTTTAG